A region of Anopheles merus strain MAF chromosome 2R, AmerM5.1, whole genome shotgun sequence DNA encodes the following proteins:
- the LOC121590940 gene encoding zinc finger protein 512B-like produces MKIFIVLSVALAVAAGAAVEGGKAKRGVWDFGSGHESSFSSGGDFGGHDFGGHKEEEHVKHVTIVKKVPVPYPVEVTKHVPVEVKVPYPVEVEKKVPVYVEKKVPVVVEKKVHVDRPVPYPVKVPVKVPVIHKEYVEVPKPYPVHVEKPVPVYIKKPVYIEKTVPVSIHIKKKSHWH; encoded by the exons ATGAAG ATCTTCATTGTGCTGTCCGTGGCGTTGGCAGTCGCAGCCGGTGCCGCCGTCGAAGGGGGCAAGGCGAAGCGGGGCGTCTGGGACTTCGGGTCCGGCCACGAGTCGTCCTTCAGCAGCGGCGGTGACTTTGGCGGGCACGACTTCGGCGGCCACAAGGAGGAGGAGCACGTGAAGCATGTGACGATCGTGAAGAAGGTCCCGGTCCCGTACCCGGTCGAGGTGACGAAGCATGTGCCGGTGGAGGTGAAGGTACCGTACCCGGTCGAGGTGGAGAAGAAGGTCCCGGTGTACGTGGAGAAGAAGGTGCCGGTCGTGGTGGAGAAGAAGGTCCATGTTGACCGGCCCGTCCCGTACCCGGTGAAGGTCCCGGTCAAGGTGCCCGTCATCCACAAGGAGTACGTCGAGGTGCCGAAACCGTACCCGGTGCATGTGGAGAAGCCGGTCCCGGTCTACATCAAGAAGCCGGTGTACATCGAAAAGACGGTGCCCGTTTCGATCCACATCAAGAAGAAGTCCCACTGGCACTGA